CGTCGACGGCAAGCTGCAGGTGCGCGTGGCCGAGCAGGCGGCGAGCGGCAAGCTCAACCTCGTGCTGCCCGGCGGCGGCGCGCAGGTCGAAGGCCGCATCGCGCCGGACGCGGGCGCAGGCGACGTCAAGGCGCGCGTCGACGATGCCGACACCCTGCAACGCTGGGTCGAAGGCCTGCCCGGCCTTTCGGGCGTGTTCGCGGGTGCGACGGCCAAGGGCTCGGCGCGGCTCGATGCGAGCTGGCAAGGCGGCTGGCGGACCATCCAGCGCCGCATCGAGAACGCGAACGCCCCCGCGCAGCGCGGCATCGCGGAGCCCACGCTCAAGGCTGCGCTCACCGTGCCCCGCCTCGACCTGACCTTGCCGGCCGCCCAAGCCGGCGCGGCAGCCACCGCAGTGCAACTGCGCGAGCTGCAAGCCGACCTCTCGGGCAGCCTCGCGCAGGCCGCGCTCACGCTCAAGGGCGAAGCCACCACCGGCACCCAGAAGATCACGCTCGACACCCGCGCCAGCGGCGGCATCGCAGGCGCCAACCAGTGGCGCGCGGCCCTTGCCAGCCTGCGCCTGCAGGCGCAGGACAGCGCCCGCCCGGGCAACCCGTGGATCGTGGAACTGAGCCGCGAAGTCACCGCCACCATCCGCGCGGGCGGCACCCCGGCCCGCCTCGACATCGAAGCCTCCGCCGCCTCGGCCACGCTGCGCGGCCCCGTGCCCGGCACGGTGCGCATCGACTGGCAACCGCTGCGCTTCAGCCAGAGCGGCGCGGCGCCGAACAAGGTGTTCCGCGTGCAGTCCAAGGGCCAGATGCAGGGCCTGCCGATGGCCTGGGCCGGCGCATTCGGCGCAAGCTCGACCTTGAGCGAACTGGGCATCAGCGGCGACCTGATGTTCGACGGCGACTGGGACATCGATGCCGGCGACACGCTGCGCGCCAAGGCCCGCATCGCGCGCCAGAGCGGCGACATCCGCGTGCAGGCCGGCGAGGCAGCGCTGGTCACCCGCATCACGAGCACCGGGACCGGCACCGCGAGCGAGCGCACGATGAACTCCGCCTCCGCGGGCGGCGCGGATTCGCCCAGCACCCCGGCAGGCCTGCGCCAGGCCGAGCTGCGGCTCGATGCCGAAGGCGACGCCGTGCGCGCCACGCTCGCGTGGGACAGCGAACGCGCCGGCAAGATCAACGCCGACGTCAACACCCGTGTGACGCAACGTGCAGGCGGCTGGCAATGGGCGCCCGATGCGCCGCTCGGCGGCAGCATCAAGGCCGCGCTGCCGAACCTGGGCGTGTGGTCGATGCTCGCGCCGCCGGGCTGGCGCATCGCCGGCACGCTCGATGCCAACGCCGCGCTCTCAGGCAACCGCGCGGCACCGCGCTGGAACGGCACGCTCGGCGCCGACAAGCTCGCGCTGCGCGCGCCGGTCGAAGGGCTCGACCTGCGCGACGGGCGCCTGCGCGCAAGCCTCACCGGCGAGCGCATCGAGATCACCGAGTTCACGCTCAAGGGCGGCGCCGGCAGCTCGGCCCGCATCGGCGGCCAGAGCGGCAACCGCAGCACCGCGGCGAGCGAGGCGAACACCGATGGCGGATCGCTCTCGGCGCGCGGCGACATGAGCTGGGGCGCCGCACCGGGCACCGCCACGCCGAGCATCCGCATGGCCCTGCAGGGCGAACTGCGCGCACTGCGCGTGCTGGTGCGCACCGACCGCCAGGTCACGCTCTCGGGCGACCTGCAGGCACGGCTCGACGCCGGCCAGTTCACCGTGCGCGGCAAGCTCAAGACCGACCGCGCCGTCATCATCCTGCCCGACGAAACCGCGCCCAGCCTCGGCAGCGACGTCGTCGTGCGCTCGGCCGCCAAGGACCGCGAAGCCGCCGAGGCCGCGCAGCGCGAATCGGCCCGCGCCGATGCACAGGCAGCCAAGCCGCAGACTGCGAAGCCGCCCGACATCGTCGTGAACTTCGACCTGGGCGACGACTTCGCGGTGCAGGGGCGCGGCATCACCACGCGCCTGGAAGGCGACCTGGAAATCCGCAGCACCAAGCTCAACGCACCGCCGCGCATCACCGGCGAGGTCAAGACCGTGAAGGGCCAGTACCGCGCGTACGGCCAGCAGCTGGACGTGGAAACCGGCGTGGCGCGCTTCAACGGCCCCTTCGACAACCCGCAACTGGACATCCTCGCGATCCGCCCGAACATCTCGCAGCGCGCGGGCGTGCAGATCTCGGGCAGCGCGCAGTCGCCGCGCGTGAAGCTCTACTCGGAGCCTGCGCTGTCCGATGCGGAAACGCTCTCGTGGGTGATCCTCGGGCGCGCCTCGGCCACCAGCGGCGGCGAGTCGGCGCTGCTGCAGCAGGCCGCGCTCGCGGTGCTGGGCAAGATCGGCAAGGCCGGCAGCGGCGGCAGCCTCGCGAGCCGCTTCGGCCTGGACGAGCTCGGCTTCAAGGGCCCGGGCAGCGGCGGCGACCTGCGCGAGTCGGCGGTCACGCTGGGCAAGCGGCTGTCGAAGGATTTCTACGTGACCTACGAACGCAGCCTGGGCGGCACCTTCGGCACGATCTTCATCTTCTACGACCTCACGCAGCGCCTCACGCTGCGCGGACAGGCGGGCCAGACCAGCGGGCTCGACCTGATCTATACGGTGAAGTACGACTGATCGAAATCTCTGGGGCGATGTACTAGGGACTTCGATCTTGACCGGGCCGAACCCGGAGTTAACAATTCATTGACGCCTTCACTGAGGAGCGACGATGAAAAACGATGGAGACAAGGGCGGCCACAGCCCGGTGCACGACCGTCGGACGCACGACGTGCCGACGTCCTCGCGGATCGCGCTCGTGCGCAGCGCGCTGCATGTGGTGATCGCGGTCGTCGCGCTGCTGGCGATCGCCACGTCGATCCCGCACTGGGGCGGCGACAACTTCCCCGTGCTGAGCCTCGTGATCTACGTCGCGGGCATGGTGTTCATCGCGATGCCGCTGTGCCTTTGCTATGAGGCGCTGTTGAAGTCGCAACAGGAGCGTGCGGCAGGCCGCAGCTGGAGCGTCTAGCCGGCCCGTTGACGCAGTCCCGCCGCTGCCCTCGCTGTGGCAGCATCGCCGCATTCGACTTCGACACTGGGAACCAATGAATGCTGGCCGGGCCGGGCGCACCACCGCGCATCGCAAGAACGACAACGACAACCACTCGCCCGCCGCATCCGCCTACCGATGGTCGAAGCGCCTGGCGCTGCCCGCCCTCTGGTACACCGCCTTCGAGATGTACGGCCTGACGCTCGGAGGGCCGCAGATGCTCTTCTATTCGGTCATCCACACCATGCCGGTCGTGGTGTTCGTGGTGCTGGCCTCCATGCTCTTCTTCGTCGGCTGGTGGCTGCAGGCAGTGCTTGCATTGCTCATCCCACCCTACCGCGATGCACTGGACCTCACCGGCAGCCGCGCCGCATTGCTGCTTGCCGGCCTGACACTGCATGCGCTGCTGCTTGTCACGTACGAGAGCTGGAGCGACGGCAACGTGCTGCGCGTGATGCTCTGCCTCGCGGGGCTGGTGCTCACCGTGAAACTCACCACGGCCATGCGTTCTTCTCGCTCTTCGCCAGCGGTGCGGCGCCTGTGAGCATCGCGACCCGGATTCCGCTGCTGCTCACCGCGCTGCGCGCCCTGCTCGCGCCGGTCATCGTGGCGTTGGCCATCCTCCATCCGGCACCGTGGGCATTCGGCGTCTGCCTCATCGCGGGTTTTCTCTCGGACGTGTTCGACGGCGTCATCGCCCGCAGGCTGGGCATCGCGACGCCCGGCCTGCGCCGGCTCGACAGCATCGCCGACACCGTCTTCTACGTGGCCGCGACGTTCGCCGCGTGGCACCTGTACCCGCAGGTCATCAAGGCGCATGCCGGCGCACTGCTGCTGCTCGTTGCGCTCGAGGCGACGCGGTACGTCTTCGACCTCGTGAAGTTCAAGCGCGAAGCCAGCTATCACATGTGGTCGTCGAAGGCTTGGGGCCTTGCGCTCTTCGCGGCCTTCTTCGCGCTGCTGGCATGCGGCTACACCGGCGCGTGGATCGCGGCGCCGATCTACCTGGGGATCGTGGCCGACATCGAGGGACTGGCGATCTCGCTGGTGCTCAGGGAGTGGAAGTCGGACGTGCCTTCGATCGTTCAC
This region of Variovorax sp. RKNM96 genomic DNA includes:
- a CDS encoding translocation/assembly module TamB domain-containing protein, with the protein product MSNEEAVSPPVPTAVKRSRARRVMRALAWTFAGLVLAVLLLGAGAWWWLGSNTSLAFALAQAAQRLPAGQTLESRDVSGSLRTGGHIGWLKYQSESIAVEVNDATIGWQLAPLFQRKVQLGEVHAKQVLIEKRGPPSEEPTQPLEQLVLPVDVDVPFRIDELRWAGPPVLQATNLTGSYVYKNAEHALEVKGVDIADGHYSARVKLQGPAPMAIDASLDGRVKAPLAEDHNIDVIAQATVKGTLAGTAARLQVAAELKPAEENTDAPMEAKLQAQIAPWLPQPVIDAKADLSNVDASSLWPGAPETQLTGTVSVEPDADAGPSAWKASADIRNALPGPWDQSKLPVEQVQGRVGFDGTNWTIPEATVRAGGGRIDAEGRWSPAPAPWQIRATVRSVRPGALHSELAGAPVSGQVTAQQREDTITFDAALKAEGGAGSKSLPGFALDRALAQGQWKDQVLDLRTLRIEAQRASVDGKLQVRVAEQAASGKLNLVLPGGGAQVEGRIAPDAGAGDVKARVDDADTLQRWVEGLPGLSGVFAGATAKGSARLDASWQGGWRTIQRRIENANAPAQRGIAEPTLKAALTVPRLDLTLPAAQAGAAATAVQLRELQADLSGSLAQAALTLKGEATTGTQKITLDTRASGGIAGANQWRAALASLRLQAQDSARPGNPWIVELSREVTATIRAGGTPARLDIEASAASATLRGPVPGTVRIDWQPLRFSQSGAAPNKVFRVQSKGQMQGLPMAWAGAFGASSTLSELGISGDLMFDGDWDIDAGDTLRAKARIARQSGDIRVQAGEAALVTRITSTGTGTASERTMNSASAGGADSPSTPAGLRQAELRLDAEGDAVRATLAWDSERAGKINADVNTRVTQRAGGWQWAPDAPLGGSIKAALPNLGVWSMLAPPGWRIAGTLDANAALSGNRAAPRWNGTLGADKLALRAPVEGLDLRDGRLRASLTGERIEITEFTLKGGAGSSARIGGQSGNRSTAASEANTDGGSLSARGDMSWGAAPGTATPSIRMALQGELRALRVLVRTDRQVTLSGDLQARLDAGQFTVRGKLKTDRAVIILPDETAPSLGSDVVVRSAAKDREAAEAAQRESARADAQAAKPQTAKPPDIVVNFDLGDDFAVQGRGITTRLEGDLEIRSTKLNAPPRITGEVKTVKGQYRAYGQQLDVETGVARFNGPFDNPQLDILAIRPNISQRAGVQISGSAQSPRVKLYSEPALSDAETLSWVILGRASATSGGESALLQQAALAVLGKIGKAGSGGSLASRFGLDELGFKGPGSGGDLRESAVTLGKRLSKDFYVTYERSLGGTFGTIFIFYDLTQRLTLRGQAGQTSGLDLIYTVKYD
- a CDS encoding CDP-alcohol phosphatidyltransferase family protein, which translates into the protein MSIATRIPLLLTALRALLAPVIVALAILHPAPWAFGVCLIAGFLSDVFDGVIARRLGIATPGLRRLDSIADTVFYVAATFAAWHLYPQVIKAHAGALLLLVALEATRYVFDLVKFKREASYHMWSSKAWGLALFAAFFALLACGYTGAWIAAPIYLGIVADIEGLAISLVLREWKSDVPSIVHALRLRRAGAAMRA